From the genome of Streptomyces sp. NBC_01116, one region includes:
- a CDS encoding thioredoxin-like domain-containing protein, translating to MASRARVRAPELIGKGGWLNTGDQQYTLADLRGRIVILDFWTFCCVNCLHVLDELRELEEKHRDTVVIIGVHSPKFVHEAEHQAVVDAVERYEVHHPVLDDPELATWKQYAVRAWPTLVVIDPEGYVVAQHAGEGHAHAIERLVEELEAEHGAKGTLRRGDGPYVAPEPVATHLRFPGKALHLPDGGFLVSDTTRHRLVELDADGETVRRHFGTGVRGLGDGGPDEARFSEPQGLAVLPDGRIAVADTVNHALRALDLTTGVTSTLAGTGRQWWQGTPTSGPAREVDLSSPWDIAWFGDRLWIAMAGVHQLWTYDPESATVRVAAGTTNEGLVDGPGAEAWFAQPSGLAVSADGERLWVADSETSALRWIDRDEHVRTAVGTGLFDFGHRDGAAGQALLQHPLGVTALPDGSVAISDTYNHALRRYDPDSGEVTTLATDVREPSDAVLVDGDLVVVESARHRLTRLRLPEEAVRVADRAHRTRRAATEIAPGTLRLDVVFQAPAGQKLDTRYGPSTRLLVSATPPELLADGSGAGTDLGRDLVLADGVTEGVLHVSAMAASCDDDPANEYPACHVHQQDWGVPVRVTAEGTPRLPLVLAGMDEQG from the coding sequence ATGGCATCACGTGCACGCGTCCGCGCCCCCGAACTCATCGGCAAGGGCGGCTGGCTCAATACAGGCGACCAGCAGTACACCCTCGCCGACCTGCGAGGGCGCATCGTCATCCTCGACTTCTGGACGTTCTGCTGTGTGAACTGCCTGCACGTCCTGGACGAGCTGCGCGAGCTGGAGGAGAAGCACCGCGACACCGTGGTGATCATCGGCGTCCACTCGCCGAAGTTCGTCCACGAGGCCGAGCACCAGGCCGTCGTCGACGCCGTCGAGCGGTACGAGGTCCACCACCCCGTCCTCGACGACCCCGAGCTGGCCACCTGGAAGCAGTACGCCGTACGCGCCTGGCCGACGCTCGTCGTGATCGACCCCGAGGGCTACGTCGTCGCCCAGCACGCGGGCGAGGGCCACGCGCACGCCATCGAGAGGCTCGTCGAGGAGCTGGAGGCCGAGCACGGGGCCAAGGGCACGCTCCGCCGCGGCGACGGCCCCTACGTGGCGCCCGAGCCCGTCGCCACGCATCTCCGCTTCCCCGGCAAGGCGCTGCACCTGCCGGACGGCGGCTTCCTGGTCTCCGACACCACCCGGCACCGCCTCGTCGAGCTGGACGCCGACGGCGAGACCGTGCGCCGCCACTTCGGCACGGGGGTACGCGGGTTGGGCGACGGTGGCCCGGACGAGGCCCGGTTCAGCGAACCGCAGGGGCTCGCCGTGCTCCCGGACGGCCGGATCGCCGTCGCGGACACCGTCAACCACGCCCTCCGCGCCCTGGACCTCACGACCGGCGTGACCAGCACCCTCGCCGGGACCGGCCGCCAGTGGTGGCAGGGGACCCCGACCAGCGGCCCGGCGCGCGAGGTGGACCTCTCCTCGCCGTGGGACATCGCCTGGTTCGGCGACCGGCTGTGGATCGCCATGGCGGGCGTGCACCAGCTGTGGACGTACGACCCGGAGAGCGCGACCGTACGCGTCGCCGCCGGGACCACCAACGAGGGCCTGGTCGACGGGCCGGGCGCCGAGGCCTGGTTCGCCCAGCCGTCCGGGCTCGCCGTCTCCGCCGACGGGGAGCGGCTCTGGGTCGCCGACTCGGAGACCTCCGCGCTGCGCTGGATCGACCGCGACGAGCACGTCCGCACCGCCGTCGGCACCGGCCTCTTCGACTTCGGCCACCGCGACGGGGCCGCAGGCCAGGCACTCCTCCAGCATCCGCTCGGCGTGACCGCGCTGCCCGACGGGTCCGTCGCGATCAGCGACACGTACAACCACGCCCTGCGCCGGTACGACCCGGACTCCGGCGAGGTCACCACCCTGGCCACCGACGTCCGCGAGCCCAGCGACGCGGTGCTGGTCGACGGCGATCTGGTCGTCGTCGAGTCGGCCCGCCACCGGCTGACCCGGCTCCGGCTGCCGGAGGAGGCGGTCCGGGTCGCCGACCGGGCGCACCGCACCCGGCGGGCCGCGACCGAGATCGCCCCGGGCACCCTCCGCCTCGACGTGGTCTTCCAGGCGCCCGCGGGCCAGAAGCTCGACACCCGCTACGGCCCCTCGACCCGGCTGCTGGTCTCCGCGACCCCGCCCGAACTGCTGGCGGACGGCTCCGGCGCGGGGACGGACCTCGGGCGCGACCTGGTCCTCGCGGACGGGGTCACGGAGGGCGTGCTGCACGTCTCCGCGATGGCGGCGTCCTGCGACGACGACCCGGCCAACGAGTACCCGGCCTGCCATGTGCACCAGCAGGACTGGGGCGTCCCCGTCCGCGTGACCGCGGAGGGAACGCCCCGGCTGCCGCTGGTGCTGGCAGGCATGGACGAGCAGGGCTGA
- a CDS encoding DUF4232 domain-containing protein has protein sequence MRTFRDRTTVLAAATTAALALTLTACGDDGTGTRSEGPAATDSATVAAESPQAADDAAETGTTGSTGSGTGTAKAAGTTKSSGGSTTSGDTSAKASAPLCTAKGLTITAERPDGPPYTHLTLSAKNTSGAGCEMKEYPHIHFLDNARGVVPPVARSKPQAQVVLEPGQSAYAAVRMSEGGRKESTETVKEFTVTLKANGGGMAVVRSPAPEGLSVNPQKWATGYWTTELRNGADDF, from the coding sequence ATGCGCACCTTCCGCGACCGCACCACCGTCCTGGCCGCCGCGACCACGGCCGCCCTCGCCCTCACACTCACCGCCTGCGGTGACGACGGCACCGGCACCCGGTCGGAGGGCCCGGCGGCGACCGACTCCGCGACCGTCGCCGCCGAGTCCCCGCAGGCCGCCGACGACGCGGCGGAGACCGGCACCACGGGCTCCACCGGCAGTGGCACCGGCACCGCGAAGGCAGCGGGCACCACCAAGAGCTCCGGCGGCTCCACCACCTCCGGCGACACGTCCGCCAAGGCCTCCGCCCCGCTGTGCACGGCGAAGGGGCTGACGATCACCGCCGAGCGGCCGGACGGCCCGCCCTACACCCACCTCACGCTGAGCGCGAAGAACACCTCCGGTGCCGGCTGCGAGATGAAGGAGTACCCGCACATCCACTTCCTGGACAACGCCCGGGGCGTCGTCCCGCCCGTCGCCAGGAGCAAGCCGCAGGCCCAGGTGGTCCTGGAGCCCGGCCAGTCCGCCTACGCAGCGGTGCGCATGTCCGAGGGCGGCCGGAAGGAGAGCACCGAGACGGTGAAGGAGTTCACGGTCACGCTGAAGGCCAACGGCGGCGGCATGGCGGTCGTGCGGTCCCCCGCCCCCGAGGGCCTCTCCGTCAACCCGCAGAAGTGGGCCACCGGCTACTGGACCACCGAGCTGCGCAACGGCGCCGACGACTTCTAG
- a CDS encoding carbon-nitrogen family hydrolase: protein MRASLIQIAVDPDESVDARRARAASLVVAQRGADLVVLPELWPVGAFAYTAFEAEAEPLEGPTHEVMAKAAAEAGTWLHAGSFVERADDGTLYNTSLVFSPRGERTAVYRKIHRFGFDKGEAVMMGAGEELVTVALPDTTLGLATCYDLRFPEQFRGLVDAGAETLVVAAGWPERRRSHWTLLAQARAVENQAYVLAVGTAGTHGDIQQAGHSIVVDPWGEVLAQAGADEEVLTVELDPAKVRETREQFPALKDRRLGLAPPRL, encoded by the coding sequence GTGCGCGCCTCTCTCATCCAGATCGCAGTTGACCCGGACGAATCCGTCGATGCCCGCAGGGCGCGGGCGGCTTCGCTGGTGGTCGCCCAGCGGGGCGCTGACCTGGTGGTTCTTCCAGAGCTGTGGCCGGTCGGGGCGTTCGCCTACACCGCCTTCGAGGCGGAGGCCGAGCCGCTGGAAGGACCCACGCACGAGGTGATGGCGAAGGCCGCGGCCGAGGCCGGGACCTGGCTGCACGCCGGCTCCTTCGTCGAACGGGCGGACGACGGCACCCTCTACAACACCAGCCTGGTCTTCTCACCCCGGGGTGAGCGCACGGCCGTCTACCGCAAGATCCACCGCTTCGGCTTCGACAAGGGCGAGGCGGTGATGATGGGCGCGGGCGAGGAGTTGGTGACCGTCGCCCTGCCGGACACGACCCTGGGCCTCGCCACCTGTTACGACCTGCGCTTCCCCGAGCAGTTCCGGGGACTCGTCGACGCGGGTGCCGAGACGCTGGTCGTCGCGGCGGGCTGGCCCGAGCGCCGGCGCTCCCACTGGACGCTCCTCGCGCAGGCCCGTGCCGTGGAGAACCAGGCGTACGTCCTGGCGGTCGGGACGGCGGGCACCCATGGCGACATCCAGCAGGCCGGGCACAGCATCGTCGTCGACCCGTGGGGCGAGGTGCTGGCCCAGGCGGGCGCGGACGAGGAAGTCCTGACCGTCGAGCTGGATCCGGCGAAGGTGCGGGAGACCCGGGAGCAGTTCCCGGCGCTGAAGGACCGTCGGCTGGGGCTCGCGCCGCCGCGCCTCTGA
- a CDS encoding maleylpyruvate isomerase family mycothiol-dependent enzyme — MTVHPSLQPYTDAATHSIEAIAELVKPLAEGEWNRRTPCPGWSVRDIVSHVIGMECEMLGDPRPIHTLPRDLYHVQSDFARYMEMQVDVRRHHTSPEITAELEYVLIRRARQIRNESRSPEAKVRAPLGTEQTLETALNLRAFDLWVHEQDLRATLGQPGNLDSPGALITRDMLLAGLPKVVAKKAGAPANSAVVFDVHGPVEFLRTVRVDAEGRGSVDGAPSLGPAVTLSLDWETYVRLACGRVRHTAVADRIKVEGDQELATAILDNFAVTP, encoded by the coding sequence GTGACCGTCCATCCCAGCCTCCAGCCCTACACCGACGCCGCGACCCACTCCATCGAGGCGATAGCCGAGCTGGTGAAGCCCCTCGCCGAGGGCGAGTGGAACCGCAGAACGCCCTGCCCGGGATGGTCGGTGCGCGACATCGTGTCGCACGTCATCGGCATGGAGTGCGAGATGCTCGGCGATCCCCGGCCGATCCACACCCTGCCGCGCGACCTCTACCACGTACAGAGCGACTTCGCCCGCTACATGGAGATGCAGGTCGACGTCCGGCGGCACCACACCTCCCCGGAGATCACCGCCGAGCTGGAGTACGTCCTCATCCGCCGGGCCCGCCAGATCCGCAACGAGTCGCGCAGCCCCGAGGCCAAGGTCCGCGCGCCGCTGGGCACCGAGCAGACCCTCGAAACAGCGCTGAACCTGCGGGCCTTCGACCTCTGGGTGCACGAGCAGGACCTGCGCGCCACGCTCGGACAGCCCGGCAACCTGGACTCCCCCGGCGCCCTGATCACCCGTGACATGCTGCTCGCCGGGCTGCCGAAGGTGGTCGCCAAGAAGGCCGGCGCCCCCGCGAACTCGGCGGTCGTCTTCGACGTGCACGGGCCGGTGGAGTTCCTGCGGACGGTACGGGTCGACGCGGAGGGCCGCGGTTCGGTGGACGGCGCGCCCTCGCTCGGCCCCGCGGTGACGCTGTCGCTGGACTGGGAGACGTACGTCCGGCTCGCCTGCGGCCGGGTCCGTCACACGGCCGTCGCCGACCGGATCAAGGTCGAGGGCGACCAGGAGCTGGCCACCGCGATCCTGGACAACTTCGCCGTGACCCCGTGA
- a CDS encoding nitrate/nitrite transporter, translating into MSSAAAPTLSLPGDPPGGRRAAWVWGIGVAVYFVAIIFRTSLGVAGLDAADRFDVNASALSTFSILQLLVYAGMQIPVGLMVDRLGTKKVLTIGAVLFTVGQLGFALSPSYGMALAARALLGCGDAMTFISVLRLGSRWFPARRGPLIGQVAALFGMAGNLVSTLFIARALHSYGWTATFVGSSLAGVVVLVPLLLFLKDHPEGHAPPPAEHAGAAYVRRQIAAAWQEPGTRLGMWVHFTTQFPAMVFLLLWGMPFLVEAQGLSRATAGTLLTLVVLSNMVVGLVYGQIIARHHEARIPIALGTVATTALLWASAILYPADHTPMWLLVVLCVVLGTCGPASMVGFDFARPANPPERQGTASGIVNMGGFIASMTTLFAVGVLLDASGDSYRIAFASVFVLEALGVTQILRLRRRAALREREHHVVSRVEAVHVPA; encoded by the coding sequence GTGAGCTCGGCGGCCGCGCCCACCCTCTCGCTGCCCGGTGACCCGCCCGGCGGCCGGCGTGCCGCCTGGGTCTGGGGCATCGGTGTCGCCGTCTACTTCGTCGCGATCATCTTCCGTACGAGCCTGGGCGTCGCCGGACTCGACGCCGCCGACCGGTTCGACGTCAACGCCTCGGCGCTGTCCACGTTCTCGATCCTCCAGCTGCTCGTCTACGCGGGCATGCAGATACCCGTCGGCCTGATGGTCGACCGCCTCGGCACCAAGAAGGTCCTCACCATCGGGGCCGTCCTGTTCACCGTCGGGCAGCTCGGCTTCGCGCTCTCCCCGTCGTACGGCATGGCGCTGGCGGCCCGCGCGCTGCTCGGCTGCGGCGACGCGATGACGTTCATCAGCGTGCTGCGGCTCGGCAGCCGCTGGTTCCCGGCCCGGCGAGGACCGCTGATCGGCCAGGTCGCGGCGTTGTTCGGGATGGCGGGCAACCTCGTCTCGACGCTGTTCATCGCCCGGGCGCTGCACAGCTACGGCTGGACCGCGACGTTCGTCGGCAGCTCGCTGGCCGGTGTCGTGGTGCTGGTGCCGCTCCTGCTGTTCCTCAAGGACCACCCCGAGGGTCATGCCCCGCCGCCCGCCGAGCACGCCGGGGCCGCGTACGTCCGTCGGCAGATCGCCGCCGCCTGGCAGGAGCCGGGGACCCGGCTCGGGATGTGGGTGCACTTCACCACCCAGTTCCCGGCGATGGTGTTCCTGCTGCTGTGGGGGATGCCGTTCCTGGTCGAGGCGCAGGGGCTGAGCCGGGCCACGGCGGGCACGCTGCTCACCCTGGTGGTGCTGTCCAACATGGTGGTGGGGCTCGTCTACGGGCAGATCATCGCCCGCCACCACGAGGCGCGGATCCCGATCGCGCTGGGCACGGTGGCCACGACGGCCCTGCTCTGGGCGTCCGCGATCCTCTACCCGGCCGACCACACGCCGATGTGGCTGCTGGTCGTCCTGTGCGTGGTGCTCGGCACCTGCGGACCGGCCTCGATGGTCGGCTTCGACTTCGCCCGGCCGGCCAATCCGCCCGAGCGTCAGGGCACCGCGTCCGGAATCGTCAACATGGGCGGGTTCATCGCCTCGATGACCACCCTGTTCGCGGTCGGGGTCCTGCTGGACGCCTCGGGCGACAGCTACCGCATCGCGTTCGCCTCGGTCTTCGTCCTGGAGGCGCTCGGCGTCACCCAGATCCTGCGGCTGCGCCGCCGGGCCGCGCTCAGGGAACGGGAGCACCACGTGGTGAGCCGCGTCGAGGCCGTGCACGTGCCGGCGTAG
- a CDS encoding cation diffusion facilitator family transporter: MATLSLGPSPARRDALARRIRLLVAVTIAYNVIEAVVALTAGTIASSSALIGFGLDSVIEVSSAAAVAWQFSAREHAVRESRERTALRIIAVSFFALAAYVAVDAVRALTGTGEAEPSLLGIVIAALSLAIMPFLSAAQRRAGREIGSASAVADSRQTLLCTYLSAVLLVGLVLNATFGWSWADPVAALVIAVIAIREGREAWRGKGCCAPTAQGQACANSPDR; this comes from the coding sequence ATGGCCACGCTCTCCCTCGGCCCCTCCCCGGCCCGCCGGGACGCGCTCGCCCGCCGGATACGGCTGCTGGTCGCGGTCACCATCGCCTACAACGTCATCGAGGCGGTGGTCGCCCTCACCGCCGGAACGATCGCCTCCTCAAGTGCCCTGATCGGCTTCGGCCTGGACTCCGTCATCGAGGTCTCCTCCGCCGCCGCCGTCGCCTGGCAGTTCTCCGCCCGCGAGCACGCGGTGCGCGAGAGCCGGGAGAGAACGGCCCTGCGGATCATCGCGGTGTCGTTCTTCGCGCTCGCCGCGTACGTCGCCGTCGACGCGGTCCGCGCGCTGACCGGGACCGGCGAGGCCGAACCCTCCCTCCTCGGCATCGTCATCGCCGCGCTCTCGCTGGCGATCATGCCGTTCCTGTCGGCCGCCCAGCGGCGCGCGGGACGGGAGATCGGGTCCGCCTCCGCCGTCGCGGACTCCAGGCAGACCCTCCTGTGCACGTACCTCTCCGCCGTACTGCTGGTCGGGCTGGTCCTCAACGCGACGTTCGGCTGGTCCTGGGCCGACCCGGTCGCCGCCCTCGTCATCGCCGTCATCGCGATCAGGGAGGGGCGCGAGGCCTGGCGGGGCAAGGGTTGCTGCGCACCGACGGCCCAAGGTCAAGCCTGCGCAAATTCACCCGATCGGTAA
- a CDS encoding D-alanyl-D-alanine carboxypeptidase family protein — MNIGIKRINRVTVTATVTLTAGAVLAGSAFASTAHAAAPPTPKIVAKGGFVMNDGTGKTLFTKSADTRRATGSTTKIMTALVVLSQKNVNLKSKVTVQKAYSDYIVKKNASSARLIVGDKPTVGQLLYGLMLPSGCDAAYALADKFGSGKTRAARVKSFIGKMNATAKSLKLKNTRFDSFDGIGGGNNYSTPRDLTKIASKAMKNSTFRSIVKTKSTKQKVTTKSGGYRYMSWSNTNKLLSSYSGAVGVKTGSGPTAKYCLVFAATRKGKTVIGTVLTSSSEANRTADAKKLMDYGFKK; from the coding sequence TTGAATATCGGCATCAAGCGCATCAATCGCGTCACCGTCACGGCCACCGTGACGCTCACCGCCGGTGCGGTGCTCGCGGGCAGTGCCTTCGCCTCCACGGCGCACGCCGCCGCGCCGCCGACTCCGAAGATCGTCGCCAAGGGCGGCTTCGTGATGAACGACGGCACCGGAAAGACCCTCTTCACCAAGTCCGCCGACACCCGTCGCGCCACGGGCTCCACCACCAAGATCATGACGGCGCTGGTGGTCCTGTCGCAGAAGAACGTGAACCTGAAATCCAAGGTCACGGTCCAGAAGGCGTACAGCGACTACATCGTCAAGAAGAACGCCTCGTCCGCCCGGCTCATCGTCGGCGACAAGCCCACCGTGGGCCAGCTCCTCTACGGCCTGATGCTTCCCTCCGGCTGCGACGCCGCGTACGCCCTGGCCGACAAGTTCGGCTCCGGCAAGACCCGTGCGGCCCGCGTGAAGTCGTTCATCGGCAAGATGAACGCCACGGCGAAGAGCCTCAAGCTGAAGAACACCCGTTTCGACTCGTTCGACGGCATAGGGGGCGGCAACAACTACTCGACCCCGCGTGACCTGACGAAGATCGCCAGCAAGGCGATGAAGAACTCCACGTTCCGCTCGATCGTCAAGACCAAGTCGACGAAGCAGAAGGTGACCACGAAGAGCGGTGGCTACCGCTACATGTCGTGGAGCAACACCAACAAGCTGCTCAGCAGCTACAGCGGCGCCGTCGGCGTCAAGACCGGCTCCGGCCCGACCGCCAAGTACTGCCTGGTCTTCGCCGCGACCCGCAAGGGCAAGACGGTCATCGGCACGGTGCTCACGTCGTCCTCCGAGGCGAACCGCACCGCCGACGCGAAGAAGCTGATGGACTACGGCTTCAAGAAGTAG
- a CDS encoding D-alanyl-D-alanine carboxypeptidase family protein, with protein sequence MLAVTPLTSPAHAAAALPTLSAKGAFLQDRTTGAKKYGKAADIKRQMASTTKVMTAAVVLNTPGVDLSRKVTISQTYRDYVTAQGASTADLRTGDKATVRQLLHALMLPSGCDAAYALADTFGVGSTRAARTKQFIGQMNDKAASLGMASTKFDSFDGISAAGDNYSTPRDLAQLASYAMRGSTLRGIMSTTKYVAPVPTSTGAVRTYTWYNTNQLLGSYSGAVGIKTGTGTAAGPCLIFAATRGDKTYVGVILNGTDRYNDAAKLLDYGFGSATASTMQLRTLPQGAQRD encoded by the coding sequence ATGCTTGCGGTCACACCCCTCACGTCGCCTGCCCATGCCGCTGCCGCCTTGCCGACGCTCAGCGCCAAGGGCGCGTTCCTGCAGGACAGGACGACCGGCGCCAAGAAGTACGGCAAGGCCGCCGACATCAAGCGGCAGATGGCCAGCACCACCAAGGTGATGACCGCCGCCGTGGTCCTCAACACCCCCGGCGTCGATCTGTCCCGCAAGGTGACCATTTCGCAGACCTACCGCGACTACGTCACAGCCCAGGGCGCCAGCACGGCGGATCTGAGGACGGGTGACAAGGCCACGGTCCGTCAGCTGCTCCACGCCCTGATGCTTCCGTCCGGATGCGACGCTGCGTACGCGCTCGCCGACACGTTCGGCGTGGGTTCCACCCGGGCTGCTCGGACCAAGCAGTTCATCGGCCAGATGAACGACAAGGCCGCGTCGCTCGGGATGGCCAGCACCAAGTTCGACTCGTTCGACGGCATCTCGGCGGCCGGTGACAACTACTCGACCCCGCGCGATCTTGCGCAGCTCGCCAGCTACGCGATGCGGGGCTCGACGCTGCGCGGCATCATGAGCACCACCAAGTACGTGGCCCCCGTGCCGACCAGCACCGGCGCGGTGCGTACGTACACCTGGTACAACACCAACCAGCTGCTCGGCTCCTACAGCGGCGCCGTCGGCATCAAGACCGGCACCGGCACCGCTGCAGGTCCCTGCCTCATCTTCGCCGCCACCCGGGGCGACAAGACGTACGTCGGCGTCATCCTGAACGGCACCGACCGCTACAACGACGCGGCCAAGCTGCTGGACTACGGATTCGGTTCCGCCACCGCGTCGACCATGCAGCTGCGCACGCTGCCCCAGGGTGCACAGCGCGACTGA
- a CDS encoding GntR family transcriptional regulator, producing MPAAPSAPVQPPTSSLKRPPAAERVYTHIKEAVLDRRYEGGTLLTEGDLADAVGVSRTPVREALLRLEVEGLIKLYPKKGALVLAVSAQEIKDVVETRLLVEEFAARKAVPASPQLIARLEQLLDEQRQLAEDGDLAEVAVKDRCFHAEIVKNAGNEILSRLYDQLRDRQLRMGVAVMEAHPGRIEANITEHGELLEAIRAGDADGAALVVRRHVGRVRVLVRGEDR from the coding sequence ATGCCTGCCGCACCCTCCGCCCCCGTACAGCCGCCGACCTCCTCCCTCAAGCGCCCGCCCGCCGCCGAGCGCGTCTACACGCACATCAAGGAAGCGGTCCTGGACCGCCGCTACGAGGGCGGGACCCTGCTCACCGAAGGGGACCTCGCGGACGCGGTCGGAGTCTCCCGGACGCCGGTGCGCGAGGCGCTGCTGCGGCTGGAGGTCGAGGGGCTGATCAAGCTCTACCCGAAGAAGGGCGCCCTCGTCCTCGCCGTCTCCGCGCAGGAGATCAAGGACGTGGTGGAGACCCGGCTGCTGGTCGAGGAGTTCGCCGCGCGCAAGGCGGTGCCCGCCTCCCCGCAGTTGATCGCGCGACTGGAGCAGCTCCTCGACGAGCAGCGGCAGTTGGCGGAGGACGGCGATCTGGCGGAGGTGGCCGTCAAGGACCGCTGCTTCCACGCCGAGATCGTGAAGAACGCCGGCAACGAGATCCTCTCGCGCCTCTACGACCAGCTGCGCGACCGTCAGCTGCGGATGGGCGTCGCGGTGATGGAGGCCCACCCGGGCAGGATCGAGGCCAACATCACCGAGCACGGCGAGCTGCTGGAGGCGATCCGGGCCGGCGACGCCGATGGGGCCGCCCTGGTCGTGCGCCGCCATGTCGGCCGGGTGCGGGTGCTGGTGCGGGGTGAGGACCGGTGA
- a CDS encoding ArsR/SmtB family transcription factor, whose protein sequence is MLTVASDIEVLARFGRALADPIRCRLLLALREAPAYPSDLAEALGVSRTRLSNHLACLRDCGLVVTVPNGRRTRYELADERLGSALGDLRSAVVAVETDRTCPDAATKGCC, encoded by the coding sequence ATGCTGACCGTCGCTTCCGACATCGAGGTCCTCGCGCGGTTCGGCCGCGCGCTCGCCGACCCGATCCGCTGCCGCCTGCTGCTCGCGCTCCGCGAGGCCCCGGCCTACCCCTCCGACCTCGCCGAGGCCCTGGGCGTCTCGCGCACCCGGCTCTCCAACCACCTGGCCTGCCTGCGCGACTGCGGACTGGTCGTCACCGTGCCGAACGGCCGGCGGACACGCTACGAACTGGCCGACGAACGTCTCGGCAGCGCCCTGGGCGACCTGCGCTCCGCGGTGGTGGCCGTCGAGACCGACCGCACCTGCCCGGACGCGGCGACGAAGGGCTGCTGCTGA
- a CDS encoding LURP-one-related/scramblase family protein produces the protein MRLLVRERLFSIGDDYWIEDDGGRKVFLVDGKAMRLRDTFELKDADGRVVIELRQKLISLRDTMLIERGGEELAKVKRKRLSMLRNHYRVTLVDGTELDVSGKILDREFAIEYDGELLAQISRRWLTLRDTYGIDVVRDDADTALLIAVAMCVIVLADKDDED, from the coding sequence ATGAGACTTCTCGTACGTGAGCGGCTGTTCTCCATCGGCGACGACTATTGGATCGAGGACGATGGGGGCCGCAAGGTCTTCCTCGTCGACGGCAAGGCGATGCGGCTGCGCGACACCTTCGAGCTGAAGGACGCCGACGGCCGGGTCGTGATCGAACTGCGGCAGAAGCTGATCAGCCTGCGCGACACGATGCTCATCGAGCGGGGCGGCGAGGAGCTGGCCAAGGTCAAGCGCAAGCGGCTGTCGATGCTCCGCAACCACTACCGGGTGACGCTGGTGGACGGCACGGAGCTGGACGTCAGCGGCAAGATCCTGGACCGCGAGTTCGCCATCGAGTACGACGGCGAACTGCTGGCCCAGATCTCGCGCCGCTGGCTGACCCTCCGGGACACGTACGGCATCGACGTCGTCCGGGACGACGCCGACACCGCGCTGCTCATCGCGGTGGCGATGTGCGTGATCGTGCTGGCGGACAAGGACGACGAGGACTGA